Proteins encoded within one genomic window of Cyanobium sp. Tous-M-B4:
- the purC gene encoding phosphoribosylaminoimidazolesuccinocarboxamide synthase, giving the protein MTAYTLGSLLYEGKAKRVFATDQPDLVAVEYKDDATAFNALKKAQLAGKGELNCQISALLFEHLAARGIPTHYLGVEGSRWMLARPVRVIPIEVVIRNVAAGSLCKQMPIAPGTPLEPPLLDLYYKDDGFGDPLLTEARLGHLGLVTPEQRCQLEELARQVNRELLALFDSIGLQLVDFKIELGHTASGELVVADEISPDTCRLWDRAVLDSQDRILDKDRFRQDLGGVVEAYGEVLKRVQGACPPPRVYR; this is encoded by the coding sequence ATGACGGCCTACACACTTGGTTCCCTGCTTTACGAAGGTAAGGCCAAACGGGTATTTGCCACAGATCAGCCCGACTTGGTAGCGGTCGAATACAAGGACGATGCCACTGCGTTTAATGCCCTCAAAAAAGCCCAGCTGGCTGGGAAGGGAGAGTTGAACTGCCAAATATCGGCTTTGCTTTTTGAGCATCTCGCCGCACGGGGCATTCCCACCCACTACCTCGGGGTGGAAGGCAGCCGCTGGATGCTGGCCCGTCCAGTGCGGGTGATCCCGATTGAAGTGGTGATCCGCAACGTGGCTGCGGGCTCGCTTTGCAAGCAGATGCCCATCGCGCCAGGCACGCCCCTGGAGCCACCCTTGCTTGATCTCTACTACAAGGACGATGGCTTCGGAGATCCCCTGCTCACCGAAGCGCGCCTTGGGCATTTGGGCCTGGTTACGCCCGAGCAGCGCTGCCAACTGGAGGAGCTGGCCCGTCAGGTGAATCGGGAATTGCTGGCTTTGTTTGATTCTATCGGCTTGCAGCTGGTGGATTTCAAGATCGAATTGGGGCATACCGCCAGTGGTGAATTGGTGGTTGCTGATGAGATCAGCCCTGATACCTGCCGTCTTTGGGATCGGGCGGTGCTGGATTCTCAGGACCGGATTTTGGACAAGGATCGATTCCGACAGGATTTAGGCGGCGTTGTCGAGGCCTACGGGGAGGTCCTCAAACGGGTCCAAGGGGCCTGTCCTCCACCCAGGGTCTACCGGTAA
- a CDS encoding BamA/TamA family outer membrane protein, which yields MAGLLSLKAVWPLMGAALLSASPALAQPASQQVDNPLADPASQAPAPTKPVPQTPFPTQAAPVAEPAAKAEPKVLIAEVAIEGLQDHPERERLELAAYAAMAATPGSRVTRNELQTDLSAIYASGWFSDVRIQPVDGPLGVRLVVVVVANPVLQQVKLDPADLKLPEQVVKDTFAADYGKTLNLNTLQTRMQELQRWYADQGYSLARITGPSRVSPEGVVELLVRQGTVEGVEVQFLNKEGSATNDKGEPIRGKTKPWVVTREVSMRPGQVFNRRELEEDIKRIYGTGLFSDVKVTLKPVPAEPGKVVIVLGIVEQSSGSLSGGLGYSQSQGVFGQIQLQDSNLFGRAWDLGTNISYGQFGGLGDITFTDPWIKDNKYRTSFRARFFFSREIPQLFQSENTTFSYQLRNFDGADFDVVTSRKVNPNGTETIKTNFDTVAIQRIGANVQLVRPLNGGNPYKKAPWNLILSFGGQEVTPMDFSGGKYSYGVVGATKSPTRVPSNQVICLAFNCASENQLVSFRVGTTYSTLNDPRNPTKGNFLSLGTEQFISVGENSPTFNRIRGTFTHYIPVEWLKIFKGCRPKPGETKDCKQALAFQVSAGTLVGSDIPPYEAFCLGGGNSVRGYYDCDLGVGKSFAEATIEYRFPLFSIVSGEIFFDAGTTFGTQGDIPGNPGGLLGKSGEGYSPGVGLIVTTPVGPLRLEVATQDFSSDWRFNLGVGWKF from the coding sequence ATGGCTGGTTTGCTGAGTTTGAAGGCTGTTTGGCCCCTGATGGGCGCCGCCCTCCTCTCGGCGAGCCCTGCCCTAGCCCAGCCTGCATCGCAGCAGGTGGACAACCCATTGGCGGATCCGGCCAGCCAGGCGCCCGCGCCCACCAAGCCCGTCCCCCAGACACCATTTCCAACTCAGGCCGCCCCGGTAGCCGAGCCTGCTGCCAAAGCTGAACCCAAGGTTTTGATCGCCGAGGTGGCGATCGAAGGCCTCCAAGACCACCCTGAACGGGAACGGCTGGAGCTGGCCGCCTACGCTGCGATGGCGGCCACCCCAGGTTCGCGGGTTACCCGCAACGAGCTGCAGACCGATCTATCAGCGATCTATGCCAGCGGCTGGTTTTCCGATGTGCGGATCCAGCCTGTAGATGGTCCGCTGGGCGTGCGGCTGGTGGTGGTGGTGGTGGCCAACCCGGTGCTGCAGCAGGTCAAGCTCGATCCAGCCGACCTGAAGTTGCCGGAGCAGGTGGTCAAGGACACCTTCGCCGCTGACTACGGCAAAACTCTCAACCTCAACACCCTGCAGACCCGCATGCAGGAGTTGCAGCGCTGGTATGCCGATCAGGGCTACTCCCTGGCACGGATCACCGGTCCTAGCCGGGTGAGTCCGGAGGGGGTGGTGGAGCTGCTGGTTCGCCAGGGCACCGTTGAGGGGGTTGAGGTGCAGTTCCTCAATAAGGAAGGCTCTGCCACCAACGACAAAGGCGAGCCAATTCGGGGCAAGACCAAGCCCTGGGTAGTGACCCGCGAGGTGTCCATGCGCCCTGGACAGGTGTTCAACCGGCGCGAGCTCGAGGAGGACATCAAGCGCATCTACGGCACGGGCCTTTTCAGTGATGTCAAGGTGACTCTTAAGCCGGTGCCGGCCGAGCCTGGCAAGGTGGTGATTGTGCTTGGCATTGTTGAGCAGTCCAGTGGTTCTTTGTCAGGTGGCCTGGGCTACAGCCAGAGCCAGGGTGTGTTTGGCCAGATCCAGTTGCAGGACAGCAACCTCTTTGGCCGGGCTTGGGACCTCGGCACCAACATCTCCTACGGCCAATTCGGCGGCCTTGGTGATATCACCTTCACAGATCCTTGGATCAAGGACAACAAATATCGAACTTCCTTCCGGGCTCGCTTCTTCTTTAGTCGCGAAATTCCTCAGCTATTTCAAAGTGAAAATACAACGTTTAGCTACCAACTTAGGAACTTCGATGGAGCTGATTTTGATGTTGTGACTAGTCGCAAGGTCAACCCAAATGGTACTGAAACTATCAAGACAAACTTTGATACGGTCGCGATTCAGCGTATTGGGGCGAACGTTCAGCTTGTGCGTCCCTTGAATGGTGGTAACCCTTACAAAAAAGCTCCTTGGAATCTGATTTTGTCATTCGGGGGCCAGGAAGTTACCCCAATGGACTTTTCGGGAGGTAAGTATTCTTACGGTGTGGTCGGGGCTACTAAATCGCCGACTCGTGTGCCGAGCAACCAGGTTATCTGCCTCGCCTTCAACTGCGCTTCTGAAAACCAGCTGGTTAGTTTTAGGGTTGGTACTACGTACAGCACCCTTAACGACCCCCGCAACCCAACAAAGGGTAACTTCCTGAGCCTGGGCACTGAGCAATTTATTTCTGTTGGGGAAAACTCCCCAACTTTCAATCGCATTCGGGGTACCTTCACCCACTACATACCTGTGGAGTGGTTGAAGATCTTCAAGGGCTGCCGTCCCAAGCCCGGTGAGACCAAAGATTGTAAGCAGGCATTGGCTTTCCAAGTTTCAGCTGGGACCTTGGTAGGCAGTGACATTCCCCCTTACGAAGCTTTCTGCCTGGGTGGTGGCAATTCTGTGCGTGGTTACTACGACTGCGATTTAGGTGTTGGCAAGAGCTTTGCTGAGGCAACAATTGAGTATCGATTCCCGTTGTTTAGTATTGTTAGTGGTGAGATATTCTTTGATGCTGGTACCACTTTTGGGACCCAGGGAGATATCCCTGGTAACCCTGGCGGATTGCTTGGCAAAAGTGGTGAGGGCTATTCCCCGGGAGTTGGCTTAATCGTGACTACGCCAGTGGGCCCCCTGCGCCTTGAAGTTGCCACCCAGGATTTCTCCAGTGATTGGCGCTTCAACTTGGGTGTGGGCTGGAAGTTCTAG
- the lpxC gene encoding UDP-3-O-acyl-N-acetylglucosamine deacetylase yields MAQWPSDYSGAWTLSQSVQREGVGLHSGQQTQVRLQPSQRPGYWVGWLDAPELPLIRLAPDQVSDTQLCTALRLDQRRLATVEHLLAALAGTGVTQAEILVSGEEIPLLDGSALPWVEAIDEAGLQALPYASAALELELPLTVSSGVSFATALPHVGLRLGAAIEFADAAIGRQLFSIDLSPSAFVEQIAPARTFGLRSQVDQLRAAGLIRGGCLENALVCDGDSWLNPPLRFVEEPVRHKILDLLGDLALIGLPRAQVFAYRGSHGLHTSLAAALAGLASTSPSSSFAS; encoded by the coding sequence GTGGCGCAATGGCCAAGTGACTATTCCGGTGCCTGGACTCTGAGCCAGTCGGTGCAACGGGAGGGGGTGGGCTTGCACAGCGGGCAGCAAACCCAGGTGCGTTTACAGCCATCACAGCGCCCGGGCTACTGGGTGGGTTGGCTGGATGCCCCGGAGCTCCCCTTGATTCGTTTGGCCCCGGATCAGGTGAGCGACACTCAGCTTTGTACAGCTTTGCGGCTAGACCAACGTCGCCTAGCCACGGTTGAGCATCTGCTGGCTGCCCTGGCCGGCACCGGTGTTACCCAAGCTGAAATCCTCGTGAGCGGCGAGGAGATCCCCTTACTGGATGGATCGGCGCTGCCCTGGGTGGAGGCGATAGATGAGGCGGGCCTTCAGGCGCTGCCCTATGCGTCAGCGGCGCTGGAGCTTGAGCTGCCGCTCACTGTTAGTAGTGGAGTCAGCTTTGCCACTGCCTTGCCCCATGTCGGCTTGCGGCTTGGTGCGGCGATTGAATTTGCCGATGCGGCCATTGGCCGCCAGCTGTTTTCAATCGATTTGTCACCTAGCGCGTTTGTTGAGCAGATTGCCCCGGCCCGCACCTTTGGGCTGCGTTCCCAGGTGGATCAGCTGCGGGCGGCCGGTCTGATCCGGGGTGGCTGCCTTGAGAATGCCCTTGTATGTGACGGCGACAGCTGGCTCAATCCGCCGCTGCGGTTTGTGGAGGAACCGGTGCGCCATAAAATCCTGGACTTGTTGGGAGACCTGGCGCTAATCGGATTGCCTCGAGCCCAGGTTTTCGCCTATCGCGGCTCCCACGGGCTCCACACATCTTTGGCTGCGGCCCTGGCCGGCCTGGCCAGCACCTCCCCCTCCAGTTCTTTCGCCAGTTGA
- the fabZ gene encoding 3-hydroxyacyl-ACP dehydratase FabZ, protein MSDTSPPLSEPAAPASLDPRAAVILTSEQIQGLLPHRYPFALVDRVIEHEPGKRAVAIKNVTLNEPQFQGHFPGRPLMPGVLIVEAMAQVGGLIVTQMPDLPKGLFVFAGIDGVRFRRPVVPGDQLVITCELLSLKRRRFGKVKAEASVDGLLVCSGELMFSLVD, encoded by the coding sequence TTGTCTGACACCAGCCCACCGCTTTCTGAGCCCGCCGCGCCGGCGTCCTTGGATCCCCGAGCTGCGGTGATCCTCACCAGCGAGCAGATTCAGGGACTGCTGCCCCATCGCTATCCATTCGCTTTGGTGGATCGGGTGATTGAGCATGAGCCGGGCAAACGCGCTGTGGCGATTAAAAACGTCACCCTCAATGAGCCCCAGTTTCAGGGCCATTTCCCCGGTCGCCCCCTGATGCCGGGAGTGTTGATCGTTGAGGCCATGGCCCAGGTGGGCGGGTTGATCGTTACCCAGATGCCCGATCTGCCCAAGGGCTTATTTGTGTTTGCCGGCATCGATGGGGTGCGGTTTCGTCGTCCGGTGGTGCCTGGCGACCAGCTGGTAATCACCTGTGAGTTGCTGAGCCTCAAGCGCCGCCGTTTCGGCAAGGTCAAGGCAGAAGCCAGCGTGGATGGTCTGCTGGTTTGCTCCGGGGAACTGATGTTCTCGCTGGTGGACTGA
- the lpxA gene encoding acyl-ACP--UDP-N-acetylglucosamine O-acyltransferase, whose translation MATTIHPTAVVDPKAQLAEGVEVGPYAVIGPQVELGAGCRIGPHVVLDGRVRMGRDNRIFPGACIGLEPQDLKYTGDPTEVVLGDENTIRECVTINRATTGHQQTRLGSGNLLMAYCHLGHNCELGDRIVIANGVAVAGHVVIGDRAVIGGVLGIHQFVHIGTLAMVGGMSRIERDVPPFTLVEGHPSRVRALNKIGLQRSGLFDQDGGRQFEQLKQAWTLVYRSGITLAEALSQLRSQPLGGAADQLCSFLEASIGPSRRGPIPGTR comes from the coding sequence ATGGCCACGACCATCCATCCCACGGCTGTTGTCGATCCCAAAGCTCAGCTGGCTGAAGGTGTTGAAGTTGGGCCCTACGCCGTGATCGGCCCCCAGGTGGAGCTCGGTGCTGGCTGCCGCATCGGGCCCCATGTGGTTCTCGATGGCAGGGTGCGCATGGGCCGCGATAACCGCATATTTCCTGGGGCCTGCATCGGCCTCGAACCCCAGGATCTCAAATACACTGGTGATCCCACCGAGGTGGTGCTGGGCGACGAGAACACGATCAGGGAGTGCGTCACCATCAACCGGGCCACCACTGGCCACCAACAAACGCGGCTTGGGAGCGGCAATTTGTTGATGGCCTATTGCCATCTGGGCCACAACTGTGAATTAGGCGACCGGATCGTGATCGCCAATGGGGTAGCCGTGGCCGGCCATGTGGTGATCGGCGATCGGGCTGTGATTGGTGGCGTGCTCGGTATTCATCAGTTCGTGCATATCGGTACCCTGGCCATGGTGGGGGGCATGAGCCGTATCGAGCGTGATGTGCCGCCATTCACATTGGTGGAGGGTCATCCCTCCCGTGTCAGGGCTCTCAACAAAATTGGCCTCCAGCGCAGCGGCCTATTCGATCAGGACGGCGGCCGACAATTTGAGCAACTCAAGCAGGCTTGGACCCTGGTTTACCGCAGTGGCATCACCCTGGCTGAAGCCCTAAGCCAGTTGCGCTCCCAGCCCCTGGGCGGCGCCGCAGACCAGTTGTGCAGTTTCCTAGAGGCCTCCATTGGCCCCTCCCGCCGCGGGCCGATCCCGGGGACGCGCTGA
- the lpxB gene encoding lipid-A-disaccharide synthase, which yields MLRLLVSTGEVSGDLQGSLLVKALHEEARRRQLNLEIVALGGERMERAGAALLANTTRMGAIGLLEAIPFVLPTLRLQRRLKRWFRRDPPDGVVLIDYMGPNVSLGLRLKRRFPKVPVTYYIAPQEWAFKFGNGGRSNLISFTNQILAIFQEEARFYRCRGANVTYVGHPLLDTIGEVPSQQEARRQLGLRGDAPVLLLMPASRRQEIRYMLPHIVAAAAELQRQRPELQVVVPAGLPGFEAHLARQLGQAGVRAEIIAAADSDQLKACLCAAADLALAKSGTVNLELALRGVPQVVVYRVSRATAFVARHLLRFSVPHISPVNLVLGERLVPELLQEDLTAAAIVREALPLLELDASGGARQTMLDGYRRLRLELGEPGVTQRAASAIFDQVLEAR from the coding sequence ATGCTGCGATTGCTGGTGAGCACCGGTGAGGTGTCTGGGGATTTGCAGGGATCGCTGTTGGTAAAGGCTTTGCACGAGGAGGCCCGGCGCCGCCAGCTCAATCTCGAGATCGTGGCCCTTGGTGGCGAGCGCATGGAGCGCGCCGGTGCGGCACTGCTGGCTAACACCACCCGGATGGGTGCTATCGGATTACTGGAGGCTATTCCCTTTGTATTGCCGACCTTGAGGTTGCAGCGGCGCTTGAAGCGTTGGTTTCGCCGCGACCCTCCCGATGGCGTGGTGCTGATCGACTACATGGGCCCCAATGTGAGCTTGGGGCTGCGGCTCAAGCGCAGATTTCCCAAGGTGCCCGTCACTTACTACATAGCCCCGCAGGAGTGGGCATTCAAATTCGGCAACGGCGGCCGCTCCAATCTGATCAGCTTCACAAATCAGATCTTGGCGATTTTTCAGGAGGAGGCCCGCTTCTATCGCTGTCGTGGCGCCAATGTCACCTATGTGGGCCATCCCCTGCTGGACACCATCGGTGAAGTGCCAAGCCAGCAGGAGGCCCGCCGTCAGCTTGGGCTGCGCGGTGATGCGCCAGTGCTGCTGCTGATGCCGGCATCGCGGCGCCAGGAGATCCGCTACATGCTGCCCCACATCGTGGCGGCGGCTGCCGAGCTGCAGCGCCAGCGGCCCGAGTTGCAGGTGGTGGTGCCGGCGGGATTGCCAGGCTTCGAGGCCCATCTGGCGCGGCAACTTGGCCAGGCAGGGGTGCGGGCGGAGATCATTGCTGCCGCAGATTCAGACCAGCTCAAGGCCTGCCTCTGCGCTGCCGCCGATTTGGCCTTGGCCAAATCGGGCACGGTGAATCTGGAGCTGGCCCTGCGGGGTGTGCCCCAGGTGGTGGTGTATCGGGTCAGCCGGGCGACAGCCTTCGTGGCTCGCCACCTCCTGCGGTTCAGCGTGCCCCACATCTCCCCGGTAAACCTGGTGCTGGGAGAGCGGCTGGTGCCTGAGCTGCTGCAGGAGGACCTCACGGCTGCGGCAATCGTGCGCGAGGCCCTACCCCTGCTTGAGCTTGATGCCAGCGGTGGGGCTCGCCAAACCATGTTGGATGGATACCGGCGGCTGCGATTGGAATTAGGTGAGCCGGGCGTCACCCAGCGGGCCGCATCCGCCATCTTTGACCAGGTACTGGAAGCTCGATGA
- the msrA gene encoding peptide-methionine (S)-S-oxide reductase MsrA, producing the protein MNTRPPTLGARPLAWLLSLLLLLCAAPAPAMAANAPQEAVLAGGCFWCLEHDLEKLPGVLDAQSGYSGGAGANPTYGQVSAGGSGHQEVVRVRFDPSRISYASLLRSYWRNIDPLDGGGQFCDRGSSYRPVIFTSGADQQNQAQASLRAAAAELGRPVAALKVQIKPLNRFWPAEAYHQNYAQLNSVKYNYYRWACGRDRRLDSVWGKRARSGAAWASGSKS; encoded by the coding sequence ATGAATACCCGCCCCCCCACTCTTGGTGCCCGTCCCCTGGCCTGGCTGTTGAGCCTGCTGCTCCTGCTTTGCGCTGCCCCAGCCCCAGCCATGGCTGCCAATGCGCCTCAGGAAGCGGTGCTTGCTGGCGGTTGTTTCTGGTGTTTGGAACACGACCTCGAAAAGCTCCCAGGGGTTTTGGACGCTCAGAGTGGTTACAGCGGTGGCGCCGGAGCTAACCCCACCTACGGCCAGGTATCGGCTGGGGGCAGCGGCCACCAGGAGGTGGTGCGGGTGCGGTTCGATCCTTCCCGGATCAGCTACGCAAGCCTGCTGCGCTCCTACTGGCGCAACATTGATCCTTTAGATGGTGGCGGCCAGTTTTGCGATCGCGGCAGCTCCTATCGCCCGGTGATTTTCACCAGTGGCGCCGATCAACAAAACCAGGCCCAGGCAAGCCTGCGCGCCGCCGCCGCCGAGCTGGGCCGTCCGGTCGCAGCCCTGAAGGTGCAGATCAAGCCGCTGAATCGCTTCTGGCCGGCAGAGGCCTACCACCAGAACTATGCGCAGCTCAACAGCGTCAAATACAACTACTACCGCTGGGCTTGCGGCCGGGATCGGCGGCTTGATTCGGTGTGGGGCAAGCGCGCTCGCAGTGGGGCGGCTTGGGCTTCTGGCAGCAAGTCCTGA
- a CDS encoding leucyl aminopeptidase, with translation MDFRCIPDVLPAALGHFDGDCLAVGLFAGAEDRPDHPQLELLSAALGQSLTSRLEQRRFKAQPGECLSLDRLDASPQTLILVGLGAPADFNLAGLRRACAAASQAAAAAGASHLALAMPIEALAADAAAQAMAEASRLALFSDQRFKGKPEPRSLPETISLIGVAASAAPALAAVAASCAGVELARELVAAPPNVATPQHLADTAAALSRDFGLELTVLERADCEALGMGSYLAVAQGSDLAPKFIHLTYRPEGVAKRRLVLVGKGLTFDSGGYNLKTAGSQIEMMKYDMGGSAAVLGAMRAIAELKPAGVEVHMIVAACENMISGGAIHPGAIVTASNGKTIEINNTDAEGRLTLADALVYACKLEPDAVVDLATLTGACVIALGEEMAGLWSNNDGLADALLGASKASGEDLWRMPLRASYKAGLKSQFADLKNTGPRPGGSITAALFLQDFVTPKLAWAHLDIAGTVWSDKGRGQDPAGATGFGVRTLVNWVCSEALLEAAA, from the coding sequence ATGGACTTTCGCTGCATCCCCGACGTCCTGCCTGCGGCCCTGGGCCATTTCGATGGTGACTGCCTGGCCGTCGGCCTATTCGCCGGTGCCGAAGATCGCCCCGACCACCCCCAGCTTGAGCTGCTCAGCGCCGCCCTGGGTCAGTCGCTGACGAGTCGCCTGGAGCAAAGACGCTTCAAAGCCCAGCCCGGCGAATGCCTCAGCCTCGATCGCCTAGATGCCAGCCCCCAGACCCTGATCCTGGTGGGTCTGGGGGCTCCAGCCGACTTCAACCTCGCCGGCCTGCGCCGGGCCTGCGCCGCCGCCAGTCAAGCTGCTGCTGCCGCTGGTGCAAGCCATCTGGCCCTGGCCATGCCGATCGAGGCCTTGGCAGCAGATGCTGCGGCCCAGGCCATGGCGGAGGCCAGCCGCCTGGCCCTGTTCAGCGACCAGCGCTTCAAGGGGAAGCCCGAGCCCCGGAGCCTGCCGGAGACGATCAGCCTGATCGGCGTGGCAGCAAGCGCCGCTCCCGCCCTGGCGGCAGTGGCAGCCAGCTGCGCCGGCGTCGAGCTGGCCCGGGAGCTGGTGGCCGCTCCACCCAACGTGGCCACGCCTCAACATTTGGCTGACACCGCCGCTGCCCTCTCCCGGGACTTCGGCCTGGAGCTGACGGTGCTGGAGAGGGCCGACTGCGAAGCCCTGGGCATGGGCTCCTACCTGGCGGTGGCCCAGGGCTCAGACCTGGCGCCCAAGTTCATCCACCTCACCTACCGCCCCGAGGGTGTGGCTAAGCGGCGCCTGGTACTAGTGGGCAAGGGCCTCACCTTCGATTCCGGCGGCTACAACCTCAAGACCGCCGGCTCCCAGATCGAGATGATGAAGTACGACATGGGCGGCAGCGCGGCGGTGCTTGGGGCCATGCGTGCCATCGCCGAGCTCAAGCCCGCCGGCGTGGAGGTGCACATGATCGTGGCGGCCTGCGAAAACATGATCAGTGGCGGGGCCATCCACCCCGGCGCGATCGTCACCGCTTCCAACGGCAAAACGATCGAGATCAACAACACCGATGCCGAGGGGCGACTGACCCTGGCCGATGCCCTGGTGTATGCCTGCAAGCTCGAGCCGGATGCGGTGGTGGATCTGGCCACCCTCACCGGAGCATGCGTGATCGCCCTGGGGGAGGAGATGGCGGGCCTCTGGTCCAACAACGATGGCCTGGCCGATGCCCTGCTGGGCGCCAGCAAAGCCAGCGGTGAAGACCTCTGGCGCATGCCCCTGAGGGCCTCCTACAAGGCCGGGCTCAAGAGCCAGTTTGCCGACCTCAAGAACACGGGCCCCCGGCCCGGGGGCTCGATCACCGCCGCCCTGTTCCTGCAGGACTTCGTCACCCCAAAGCTGGCCTGGGCCCACCTCGATATCGCCGGCACCGTCTGGAGTGACAAGGGCCGCGGCCAGGATCCCGCCGGCGCCACCGGCTTCGGCGTGCGCACTCTGGTGAATTGGGTGTGTTCGGAGGCGCTGCTTGAAGCTGCGGCCTAA
- a CDS encoding GIY-YIG nuclease family protein, whose product MVRQGELFTASQVGGAGRTDGPDLPLQASQLLDWQTRLAAHQQPLWSNQAGGAMQVSLFAGSPATPDEIAEAFNPLQLTPQALSFWRWPASPQQGAALYLVTDRPAGLGQPLLLYVGETGQADRRWKGEHDCKAYLAAYSEALLKAGLGCQTSIRFWLDVPAAIRPRRALEQALIQRWLPPFNKETRSRWATPFQADPA is encoded by the coding sequence ATGGTGCGTCAAGGCGAGTTGTTTACGGCCAGCCAGGTGGGGGGCGCTGGCCGCACCGATGGCCCTGATCTGCCCCTGCAAGCCTCGCAGCTGCTGGACTGGCAGACCCGCCTCGCCGCCCACCAGCAGCCCCTGTGGAGCAACCAAGCTGGTGGTGCCATGCAGGTCTCTCTGTTTGCCGGTAGCCCTGCAACGCCTGACGAGATCGCCGAGGCCTTCAACCCCCTGCAGCTCACCCCCCAGGCCCTTTCCTTCTGGCGCTGGCCCGCCTCACCCCAACAGGGTGCAGCCCTCTATCTGGTAACAGATCGGCCCGCCGGCCTGGGCCAGCCACTGCTGCTCTACGTGGGTGAAACCGGCCAGGCAGATCGGCGCTGGAAAGGCGAACACGACTGCAAGGCCTATCTCGCCGCATATAGCGAAGCCCTGCTGAAAGCGGGCCTGGGCTGCCAAACCAGCATCCGCTTTTGGTTAGACGTGCCCGCCGCCATCCGGCCGCGCCGCGCCCTGGAGCAGGCCCTGATTCAGCGCTGGCTGCCGCCCTTCAACAAGGAAACCCGCAGCCGCTGGGCCACGCCGTTTCAAGCCGATCCTGCCTAG
- a CDS encoding response regulator transcription factor produces the protein MDFTPKLEQIRRNTSQINNLLRDARLVACLGNRALLSFFVGGLIGQEHLVGAATCEAAGLELVERHRPSMVFLSDTLEQGSGVSLLLQIKQRWPTLHTLLLITQEHRQSEIQAAIDAGCDGLLVESRLGLGSAMAALHAISGGGVYVDRSLTELFRRGPGEGGPLEPLTERERQVLSLVAEGDTNVEIGQRLFISADTAKTHLRSLCRKLQARDRTHAAVLGLRWGLIDWPEE, from the coding sequence ATGGACTTCACGCCCAAGCTTGAGCAGATCCGCCGCAACACCAGCCAGATCAACAACCTGCTGCGGGATGCCCGCCTGGTGGCCTGCCTTGGCAACCGGGCCTTGCTCAGCTTCTTTGTGGGCGGCCTGATCGGCCAGGAGCACCTGGTGGGTGCCGCCACCTGTGAAGCTGCCGGCCTGGAGCTGGTGGAGCGGCACCGGCCCTCGATGGTGTTTCTCAGCGACACCCTGGAGCAGGGCTCGGGCGTTTCCTTACTGCTGCAAATCAAGCAACGCTGGCCCACCCTGCACACCCTGCTGCTGATCACCCAGGAGCACCGCCAGAGCGAGATCCAAGCAGCGATTGATGCCGGCTGCGACGGTTTGCTGGTCGAGTCCCGCCTTGGGCTTGGCAGTGCCATGGCCGCCCTGCATGCGATCAGCGGTGGCGGGGTCTACGTAGACCGCAGCCTGACGGAGCTGTTTCGCCGCGGACCCGGTGAGGGGGGGCCCCTTGAACCCCTAACTGAGCGCGAGCGGCAGGTGCTCAGCCTGGTGGCCGAAGGCGACACCAACGTAGAGATCGGCCAGCGGCTGTTTATCAGCGCCGACACGGCCAAAACTCACCTGCGCTCCCTCTGCCGCAAACTCCAGGCCCGCGACCGCACCCATGCCGCCGTGCTCGGACTGCGCTGGGGCTTAATCGATTGGCCTGAAGAGTGA
- a CDS encoding DUF1825 family protein, translating into MAFFESEIVQDEAKRLFGDYQQLMQLGSEYGKFDREGKKLYIEKMEDMMERYRVFMKRFELSEDFQAKLTVEQLRTQLGQFGMTPETMFQQMHQTLERMKSELEATA; encoded by the coding sequence ATGGCGTTCTTTGAATCCGAGATCGTTCAGGACGAAGCCAAGCGCCTATTTGGCGATTACCAGCAGCTGATGCAGCTGGGTAGTGAATACGGCAAGTTTGATCGCGAGGGCAAGAAGCTCTACATCGAAAAGATGGAGGACATGATGGAGCGCTACCGGGTGTTCATGAAGCGCTTCGAGCTCTCCGAAGACTTCCAGGCAAAGCTCACCGTGGAGCAGCTACGCACCCAGCTGGGCCAGTTCGGCATGACACCGGAAACGATGTTTCAGCAGATGCACCAGACCCTGGAGCGCATGAAGTCTGAGCTGGAGGCCACCGCCTAG